One region of Triticum aestivum cultivar Chinese Spring chromosome 6B, IWGSC CS RefSeq v2.1, whole genome shotgun sequence genomic DNA includes:
- the LOC123136316 gene encoding probable LRR receptor-like serine/threonine-protein kinase At4g20450 isoform X3 yields MGANYWHEVNISAAGAVKWMDIIVVAPADYLHVCLVNKGMGTPFISGLDLRPLRITLYPEVNASQSLVLISSNRFNLGPTDNRIIRYPLDPHDRLWSTYDTIPNWNEISATSVVQNYVTDVYDVPSAVMQNAASVNGSRIDFSWGPVDPSENISSSYFFVFYFSELQNVQSNAVRQFDIIVNNKTWNTQPYTPRFLFADSFSGIVQGLASYSVSLVATENATLPPILNAMEMYLVEPITEIATDSGDARAMMSIQENFGVEKNWMGDPCAPKAFAWIGLTCSYPPAHAARITALNVSSFGLAGTISTDFGDLNALQYLDLSNNNLSGTIPNFLGRLPFLIFLDLSSNDLHGTIPDNLLQKSQNGTLSLRVGNNANICANGTACGSSRKKINGALLAAIVIPIVAVIAIFVVLFLLLRQKLKGKDKRKTTGPEDESALLENREFSYRELKYITSNFSQEIGKGGFGAVFLGYLKNGNSVAVKVRSDSSSQGGKEFLAEAQHLTRIHHKNLVSLIGYCKDKNHLALVYEYMPKGNLQDHLRGSTSKPLTWEQRLHIALDAAQGLEYLHIACKPALIHRDVKSTNILLTTDLGAKIADFGLTKAFSDSKTHITTEPAGTMGYLDPEYFRSYHISEKSDVYSFGVVLLELITGRPPVIPVSDSVNVHVGEWVQQSLDHGTMESIVDARMVGDYDINSVWKAADLALHCKREVSRERPTMAEVVAQLKECLELENRLDGRQRSLGSNFPRERGALEAEEEEQGEDIQAVAAGPAMR; encoded by the exons ATGGGGGCAAACTACTGGCATGAAGTTAATATCAGTGCTGCAGGAGCAGTCAAATGGATGGACATCATAGTTGTCGCTCCTGCTGACTACCTGCATGTTTGTCTGGTGAACAAAGGGATGGGAACTCCATTTATTTCTGGGCTGGATCTGAGGCCACTGAGGATTACTCTTTACCCAGAGGTAAATGCAAGTCAATCTCTGGTGCTGATTAGCTCCAATCGGTTCAATTTGGGGCCCACAGACAATCGCATAATCAG GTACCCCTTGGATCCCCATGACCGCCTATGGTCGACTTACGACACAATCCCAAACTGGAATGAAATATCTGCAACATCTGTCGTCCAGAATTACGTCACTGATGTGTATGACGTGCCATCAGCTGTTATGCAAAATGCAGCATCTGTCAACGGCTCAAGGATTGATTTCTCATGGGGTCCAGTGGATCCATCGGAGAACATCAGCTCCAGTTACTTCTTTGTTTTCTACTTCTCTGAGCTGCAGAATGTACAGAGCAATGCTGTGCGGCAGTTTGACATCATTGTCAATAACAAGACATGGAACACGCAACCTTATACCCCTCGATTCCTATTCGCCGATTCTTTCTCAGGAATTGTACAAGGGTTGGCGAGTTATAGTGTCTCACTTGTTGCTACAGAAAATGCAACTCTTCCACCTATCCTCAATGCCATGGAGATGTACTTGGTGGAACCGATAACTGAGATCGCTACTGATAGTGGAGATG CTAGAGCCATGATGTCAATCCAGGAGAATTTTGGCGTGGAGAAAAACTGGATGGGTGATCCATGTGCTCCAAAAGCTTTTGCATGGATAGGATTAACCTGCTCCTATCCTCCAGCTCATGCCGCTAGAATAACAGCATT AAACGTGTCTTCCTTTGGGTTGGCTGGTACCATCTCTACTGATTTTGGAGATCTGAATGCACTTCAGTACCT GGATCTGTCAAACAACAACTTGTCTGGCACCATTCCAAATTTTCTTGGGCGGCTTCCGTTTCTAATATTTCT GGATCTGTCCAGCAATGATCTACATGGAACAATCCCTGACAATCTTCTTCAAAAATCCCAAAATGGAACTCTGTCGTTAAG GGTTGGTAATAATGCAAATATATGTGCCAATGGTACTGCCTGTGGATCAAGTCGAAAGAAAATTAATGGGGCACTTCTTGCTGCTATAGTTATTCCGATCGTTGCTGTCATTGCAATATTTGTTGTCTTATTTCTTCTGCTACGCCAAAAGCTCAAGGGAAAAG ATAAGAGAAAAACTACTGGTCCTGAAGATGAATCTGCATTACTTGAGAACCGAGAATTTTCCTACAGAGAACTGAAGTATATTACAAGCAACTTTAGCCAAGAGATTGGCAAGGGCGGCTTTGGAGCTGTCTTCCTTGGCTACCTGAAGAACGGAAACTCAGTTGCTGTGAAAGTGCGTTCTGATTCATCTTCACAAGGGGGTAAAGAGTTTCTGGCTGAG GCTCAACACTTGACAAGGATTCATCACAAGAACTTGGTTTCCTTGATTGGCTACTGCAAGGACAAAAATCATCTAGCCCTTGTTTACGAGTACATGCCCAAAGGGAACCTGCAGGATCATCTGAGAG GTTCTACTAGTAAACCACTCACTTGGGAGCAGCGTCTTCACATCGCCCTTGATGCTGCACAAG GTCTGGAGTATCTGCACATCGCGTGTAAACCAGCATTGATCCACAGAGATGTGAAGAGTACCAACATCCTGCTGACCACAGATCTTGGGGCTAAGATTGCTGATTTTGGCCTGACCAAGGCTTTCAGCGACTCGAAAACACATATAACCACTGAACCAGCTGGTACTATGGGCTACTTAGATCCAGA GTACTTCCGCAGTTATCACATCAGCGAGAAGAGCGACGTGTACAGCTTTGGCGTCGTACTCCTAGAGCTCATCACAGGCCGTCCTCCTGTCATCCCGGTCAGCGACAGCGTGAATGTCCACGTCGGCGAGTGGGTGCAGCAGAGCCTCGACCACGGCACCATGGAGAGCATTGTGGATGCAAGAATGGTAGGGGACTATGACATCAACTCTGTCTGGAAAGCTGCTGACCTTGCGCTGCATTGCAAGCGAGAGGTCTCAAGGGAGCGTCCGAcgatggcggaggtggtggcgcaGCTTAAGGAGTGCTTGGAGCTCGAGAACCGTCTCGACGGGAGGCAAAGAAGCTTGGGTTCAAACTTTCCTAGGGAGAGAGGTGCACTTgaggcagaagaagaagaacaaggtgaGGACATACAAGCTGTTGCTGCTGGTCCTGCAATGAGATAG
- the LOC123136316 gene encoding probable LRR receptor-like serine/threonine-protein kinase At4g20450 isoform X4, producing the protein MQNAASVNGSRIDFSWGPVDPSENISSSYFFVFYFSELQNVQSNAVRQFDIIVNNKTWNTQPYTPRFLFADSFSGIVQGLASYSVSLVATENATLPPILNAMEMYLVEPITEIATDSGDARAMMSIQENFGVEKNWMGDPCAPKAFAWIGLTCSYPPAHAARITALNVSSFGLAGTISTDFGDLNALQYLDLSNNNLSGTIPNFLGRLPFLIFLDLSSNDLHGTIPDNLLQKSQNGTLSLRVGNNANICANGTACGSSRKKINGALLAAIVIPIVAVIAIFVVLFLLLRQKLKGKDKRKTTGPEDESALLENREFSYRELKYITSNFSQEIGKGGFGAVFLGYLKNGNSVAVKVRSDSSSQGGKEFLAEAQHLTRIHHKNLVSLIGYCKDKNHLALVYEYMPKGNLQDHLRGSTSKPLTWEQRLHIALDAAQGLEYLHIACKPALIHRDVKSTNILLTTDLGAKIADFGLTKAFSDSKTHITTEPAGTMGYLDPEYFRSYHISEKSDVYSFGVVLLELITGRPPVIPVSDSVNVHVGEWVQQSLDHGTMESIVDARMVGDYDINSVWKAADLALHCKREVSRERPTMAEVVAQLKECLELENRLDGRQRSLGSNFPRERGALEAEEEEQGEDIQAVAAGPAMR; encoded by the exons ATGCAAAATGCAGCATCTGTCAACGGCTCAAGGATTGATTTCTCATGGGGTCCAGTGGATCCATCGGAGAACATCAGCTCCAGTTACTTCTTTGTTTTCTACTTCTCTGAGCTGCAGAATGTACAGAGCAATGCTGTGCGGCAGTTTGACATCATTGTCAATAACAAGACATGGAACACGCAACCTTATACCCCTCGATTCCTATTCGCCGATTCTTTCTCAGGAATTGTACAAGGGTTGGCGAGTTATAGTGTCTCACTTGTTGCTACAGAAAATGCAACTCTTCCACCTATCCTCAATGCCATGGAGATGTACTTGGTGGAACCGATAACTGAGATCGCTACTGATAGTGGAGATG CTAGAGCCATGATGTCAATCCAGGAGAATTTTGGCGTGGAGAAAAACTGGATGGGTGATCCATGTGCTCCAAAAGCTTTTGCATGGATAGGATTAACCTGCTCCTATCCTCCAGCTCATGCCGCTAGAATAACAGCATT AAACGTGTCTTCCTTTGGGTTGGCTGGTACCATCTCTACTGATTTTGGAGATCTGAATGCACTTCAGTACCT GGATCTGTCAAACAACAACTTGTCTGGCACCATTCCAAATTTTCTTGGGCGGCTTCCGTTTCTAATATTTCT GGATCTGTCCAGCAATGATCTACATGGAACAATCCCTGACAATCTTCTTCAAAAATCCCAAAATGGAACTCTGTCGTTAAG GGTTGGTAATAATGCAAATATATGTGCCAATGGTACTGCCTGTGGATCAAGTCGAAAGAAAATTAATGGGGCACTTCTTGCTGCTATAGTTATTCCGATCGTTGCTGTCATTGCAATATTTGTTGTCTTATTTCTTCTGCTACGCCAAAAGCTCAAGGGAAAAG ATAAGAGAAAAACTACTGGTCCTGAAGATGAATCTGCATTACTTGAGAACCGAGAATTTTCCTACAGAGAACTGAAGTATATTACAAGCAACTTTAGCCAAGAGATTGGCAAGGGCGGCTTTGGAGCTGTCTTCCTTGGCTACCTGAAGAACGGAAACTCAGTTGCTGTGAAAGTGCGTTCTGATTCATCTTCACAAGGGGGTAAAGAGTTTCTGGCTGAG GCTCAACACTTGACAAGGATTCATCACAAGAACTTGGTTTCCTTGATTGGCTACTGCAAGGACAAAAATCATCTAGCCCTTGTTTACGAGTACATGCCCAAAGGGAACCTGCAGGATCATCTGAGAG GTTCTACTAGTAAACCACTCACTTGGGAGCAGCGTCTTCACATCGCCCTTGATGCTGCACAAG GTCTGGAGTATCTGCACATCGCGTGTAAACCAGCATTGATCCACAGAGATGTGAAGAGTACCAACATCCTGCTGACCACAGATCTTGGGGCTAAGATTGCTGATTTTGGCCTGACCAAGGCTTTCAGCGACTCGAAAACACATATAACCACTGAACCAGCTGGTACTATGGGCTACTTAGATCCAGA GTACTTCCGCAGTTATCACATCAGCGAGAAGAGCGACGTGTACAGCTTTGGCGTCGTACTCCTAGAGCTCATCACAGGCCGTCCTCCTGTCATCCCGGTCAGCGACAGCGTGAATGTCCACGTCGGCGAGTGGGTGCAGCAGAGCCTCGACCACGGCACCATGGAGAGCATTGTGGATGCAAGAATGGTAGGGGACTATGACATCAACTCTGTCTGGAAAGCTGCTGACCTTGCGCTGCATTGCAAGCGAGAGGTCTCAAGGGAGCGTCCGAcgatggcggaggtggtggcgcaGCTTAAGGAGTGCTTGGAGCTCGAGAACCGTCTCGACGGGAGGCAAAGAAGCTTGGGTTCAAACTTTCCTAGGGAGAGAGGTGCACTTgaggcagaagaagaagaacaaggtgaGGACATACAAGCTGTTGCTGCTGGTCCTGCAATGAGATAG
- the LOC123136316 gene encoding probable LRR receptor-like serine/threonine-protein kinase At4g20450 isoform X1 has translation MDLCVVILLFCVFHLIHGQPDDLGFISIDCGIPVNSSYQDPSSKIIYVSDYGYVTSGENRNISSVYIRPSLAKRNLNVRFFQHGARNCYALRSLVAGNKYFVRALFYYGNYDGLDKLPVFDLYMGANYWHEVNISAAGAVKWMDIIVVAPADYLHVCLVNKGMGTPFISGLDLRPLRITLYPEVNASQSLVLISSNRFNLGPTDNRIIRYPLDPHDRLWSTYDTIPNWNEISATSVVQNYVTDVYDVPSAVMQNAASVNGSRIDFSWGPVDPSENISSSYFFVFYFSELQNVQSNAVRQFDIIVNNKTWNTQPYTPRFLFADSFSGIVQGLASYSVSLVATENATLPPILNAMEMYLVEPITEIATDSGDARAMMSIQENFGVEKNWMGDPCAPKAFAWIGLTCSYPPAHAARITALNVSSFGLAGTISTDFGDLNALQYLDLSNNNLSGTIPNFLGRLPFLIFLDLSSNDLHGTIPDNLLQKSQNGTLSLRVGNNANICANGTACGSSRKKINGALLAAIVIPIVAVIAIFVVLFLLLRQKLKGKDKRKTTGPEDESALLENREFSYRELKYITSNFSQEIGKGGFGAVFLGYLKNGNSVAVKVRSDSSSQGGKEFLAEAQHLTRIHHKNLVSLIGYCKDKNHLALVYEYMPKGNLQDHLRGSTSKPLTWEQRLHIALDAAQGLEYLHIACKPALIHRDVKSTNILLTTDLGAKIADFGLTKAFSDSKTHITTEPAGTMGYLDPEYFRSYHISEKSDVYSFGVVLLELITGRPPVIPVSDSVNVHVGEWVQQSLDHGTMESIVDARMVGDYDINSVWKAADLALHCKREVSRERPTMAEVVAQLKECLELENRLDGRQRSLGSNFPRERGALEAEEEEQGEDIQAVAAGPAMR, from the exons ATGGATCTATGCGTTGTGATTCTCCTATTCTGCGTCTTCCACTTGATCCATGGCCAGCCTGATGACCTAG gtttcataaGCATCGATTGTGGCATCCCGGTGAACTCCTCCTACCAAGATCCCAGCTCAAAGATAATATATGTCTCAGACTATGGATACGTCACCTCAGGAGAAAACCGCAACATCTCCTCAGTTTACATCAGGCCTTCACTGGCAAAGCGCAACCTCAATGTCCGGTTCTTTCAGCATGGAGCACGCAATTGCTACGCCCTGAGGTCCTTGGTGGCAGGAAACAAGTACTTCGTCCGTGCGCTTTTTTACTACGGAAACTATGATGGCCTTGACAAACTTCCTGTCTTTGATCTGTACATGGGGGCAAACTACTGGCATGAAGTTAATATCAGTGCTGCAGGAGCAGTCAAATGGATGGACATCATAGTTGTCGCTCCTGCTGACTACCTGCATGTTTGTCTGGTGAACAAAGGGATGGGAACTCCATTTATTTCTGGGCTGGATCTGAGGCCACTGAGGATTACTCTTTACCCAGAGGTAAATGCAAGTCAATCTCTGGTGCTGATTAGCTCCAATCGGTTCAATTTGGGGCCCACAGACAATCGCATAATCAG GTACCCCTTGGATCCCCATGACCGCCTATGGTCGACTTACGACACAATCCCAAACTGGAATGAAATATCTGCAACATCTGTCGTCCAGAATTACGTCACTGATGTGTATGACGTGCCATCAGCTGTTATGCAAAATGCAGCATCTGTCAACGGCTCAAGGATTGATTTCTCATGGGGTCCAGTGGATCCATCGGAGAACATCAGCTCCAGTTACTTCTTTGTTTTCTACTTCTCTGAGCTGCAGAATGTACAGAGCAATGCTGTGCGGCAGTTTGACATCATTGTCAATAACAAGACATGGAACACGCAACCTTATACCCCTCGATTCCTATTCGCCGATTCTTTCTCAGGAATTGTACAAGGGTTGGCGAGTTATAGTGTCTCACTTGTTGCTACAGAAAATGCAACTCTTCCACCTATCCTCAATGCCATGGAGATGTACTTGGTGGAACCGATAACTGAGATCGCTACTGATAGTGGAGATG CTAGAGCCATGATGTCAATCCAGGAGAATTTTGGCGTGGAGAAAAACTGGATGGGTGATCCATGTGCTCCAAAAGCTTTTGCATGGATAGGATTAACCTGCTCCTATCCTCCAGCTCATGCCGCTAGAATAACAGCATT AAACGTGTCTTCCTTTGGGTTGGCTGGTACCATCTCTACTGATTTTGGAGATCTGAATGCACTTCAGTACCT GGATCTGTCAAACAACAACTTGTCTGGCACCATTCCAAATTTTCTTGGGCGGCTTCCGTTTCTAATATTTCT GGATCTGTCCAGCAATGATCTACATGGAACAATCCCTGACAATCTTCTTCAAAAATCCCAAAATGGAACTCTGTCGTTAAG GGTTGGTAATAATGCAAATATATGTGCCAATGGTACTGCCTGTGGATCAAGTCGAAAGAAAATTAATGGGGCACTTCTTGCTGCTATAGTTATTCCGATCGTTGCTGTCATTGCAATATTTGTTGTCTTATTTCTTCTGCTACGCCAAAAGCTCAAGGGAAAAG ATAAGAGAAAAACTACTGGTCCTGAAGATGAATCTGCATTACTTGAGAACCGAGAATTTTCCTACAGAGAACTGAAGTATATTACAAGCAACTTTAGCCAAGAGATTGGCAAGGGCGGCTTTGGAGCTGTCTTCCTTGGCTACCTGAAGAACGGAAACTCAGTTGCTGTGAAAGTGCGTTCTGATTCATCTTCACAAGGGGGTAAAGAGTTTCTGGCTGAG GCTCAACACTTGACAAGGATTCATCACAAGAACTTGGTTTCCTTGATTGGCTACTGCAAGGACAAAAATCATCTAGCCCTTGTTTACGAGTACATGCCCAAAGGGAACCTGCAGGATCATCTGAGAG GTTCTACTAGTAAACCACTCACTTGGGAGCAGCGTCTTCACATCGCCCTTGATGCTGCACAAG GTCTGGAGTATCTGCACATCGCGTGTAAACCAGCATTGATCCACAGAGATGTGAAGAGTACCAACATCCTGCTGACCACAGATCTTGGGGCTAAGATTGCTGATTTTGGCCTGACCAAGGCTTTCAGCGACTCGAAAACACATATAACCACTGAACCAGCTGGTACTATGGGCTACTTAGATCCAGA GTACTTCCGCAGTTATCACATCAGCGAGAAGAGCGACGTGTACAGCTTTGGCGTCGTACTCCTAGAGCTCATCACAGGCCGTCCTCCTGTCATCCCGGTCAGCGACAGCGTGAATGTCCACGTCGGCGAGTGGGTGCAGCAGAGCCTCGACCACGGCACCATGGAGAGCATTGTGGATGCAAGAATGGTAGGGGACTATGACATCAACTCTGTCTGGAAAGCTGCTGACCTTGCGCTGCATTGCAAGCGAGAGGTCTCAAGGGAGCGTCCGAcgatggcggaggtggtggcgcaGCTTAAGGAGTGCTTGGAGCTCGAGAACCGTCTCGACGGGAGGCAAAGAAGCTTGGGTTCAAACTTTCCTAGGGAGAGAGGTGCACTTgaggcagaagaagaagaacaaggtgaGGACATACAAGCTGTTGCTGCTGGTCCTGCAATGAGATAG
- the LOC123136316 gene encoding probable LRR receptor-like serine/threonine-protein kinase At4g20450 isoform X2, protein MDLCVVILLFCVFHLIHGQPDDLGFISIDCGIPVNSSYQDPSSKIIYVSDYGYVTSGENRNISSVYIRPSLAKRNLNVRFFQHGARNCYALRSLVAGNKYFVRALFYYGNYDGLDKLPVFDLYMGANYWHEVNISAAGAVKWMDIIVVAPADYLHVCLVNKGMGTPFISGLDLRPLRITLYPEVNASQSLVLISSNRFNLGPTDNRIIRYPLDPHDRLWSTYDTIPNWNEISATSVVQNYVTDVYDVPSAVMQNAASVNGSRIDFSWGPVDPSENISSSYFFVFYFSELQNVQSNAVRQFDIIVNNKTWNTQPYTPRFLFADSFSGIVQGLASYSVSLVATENATLPPILNAMEMYLVEPITEIATDSGDARAMMSIQENFGVEKNWMGDPCAPKAFAWIGLTCSYPPAHAARITALNVSSFGLAGTISTDFGDLNALQYLDLSNNNLSGTIPNFLGRLPFLIFLDLSSNDLHGTIPDNLLQKSQNGTLSLRVGNNANICANGTACGSSRKKINGALLAAIVIPIVAVIAIFVVLFLLLRQKLKGKDKRKTTGPEDESALLENREFSYRELKYITSNFSQEIGKGGFGAVFLGYLKNGNSVAVKVRSDSSSQGGKEFLAEAQHLTRIHHKNLVSLIGYCKDKNHLALVYEYMPKGNLQDHLRGSTSKPLTWEQRLHIALDAAQALIHRDVKSTNILLTTDLGAKIADFGLTKAFSDSKTHITTEPAGTMGYLDPEYFRSYHISEKSDVYSFGVVLLELITGRPPVIPVSDSVNVHVGEWVQQSLDHGTMESIVDARMVGDYDINSVWKAADLALHCKREVSRERPTMAEVVAQLKECLELENRLDGRQRSLGSNFPRERGALEAEEEEQGEDIQAVAAGPAMR, encoded by the exons ATGGATCTATGCGTTGTGATTCTCCTATTCTGCGTCTTCCACTTGATCCATGGCCAGCCTGATGACCTAG gtttcataaGCATCGATTGTGGCATCCCGGTGAACTCCTCCTACCAAGATCCCAGCTCAAAGATAATATATGTCTCAGACTATGGATACGTCACCTCAGGAGAAAACCGCAACATCTCCTCAGTTTACATCAGGCCTTCACTGGCAAAGCGCAACCTCAATGTCCGGTTCTTTCAGCATGGAGCACGCAATTGCTACGCCCTGAGGTCCTTGGTGGCAGGAAACAAGTACTTCGTCCGTGCGCTTTTTTACTACGGAAACTATGATGGCCTTGACAAACTTCCTGTCTTTGATCTGTACATGGGGGCAAACTACTGGCATGAAGTTAATATCAGTGCTGCAGGAGCAGTCAAATGGATGGACATCATAGTTGTCGCTCCTGCTGACTACCTGCATGTTTGTCTGGTGAACAAAGGGATGGGAACTCCATTTATTTCTGGGCTGGATCTGAGGCCACTGAGGATTACTCTTTACCCAGAGGTAAATGCAAGTCAATCTCTGGTGCTGATTAGCTCCAATCGGTTCAATTTGGGGCCCACAGACAATCGCATAATCAG GTACCCCTTGGATCCCCATGACCGCCTATGGTCGACTTACGACACAATCCCAAACTGGAATGAAATATCTGCAACATCTGTCGTCCAGAATTACGTCACTGATGTGTATGACGTGCCATCAGCTGTTATGCAAAATGCAGCATCTGTCAACGGCTCAAGGATTGATTTCTCATGGGGTCCAGTGGATCCATCGGAGAACATCAGCTCCAGTTACTTCTTTGTTTTCTACTTCTCTGAGCTGCAGAATGTACAGAGCAATGCTGTGCGGCAGTTTGACATCATTGTCAATAACAAGACATGGAACACGCAACCTTATACCCCTCGATTCCTATTCGCCGATTCTTTCTCAGGAATTGTACAAGGGTTGGCGAGTTATAGTGTCTCACTTGTTGCTACAGAAAATGCAACTCTTCCACCTATCCTCAATGCCATGGAGATGTACTTGGTGGAACCGATAACTGAGATCGCTACTGATAGTGGAGATG CTAGAGCCATGATGTCAATCCAGGAGAATTTTGGCGTGGAGAAAAACTGGATGGGTGATCCATGTGCTCCAAAAGCTTTTGCATGGATAGGATTAACCTGCTCCTATCCTCCAGCTCATGCCGCTAGAATAACAGCATT AAACGTGTCTTCCTTTGGGTTGGCTGGTACCATCTCTACTGATTTTGGAGATCTGAATGCACTTCAGTACCT GGATCTGTCAAACAACAACTTGTCTGGCACCATTCCAAATTTTCTTGGGCGGCTTCCGTTTCTAATATTTCT GGATCTGTCCAGCAATGATCTACATGGAACAATCCCTGACAATCTTCTTCAAAAATCCCAAAATGGAACTCTGTCGTTAAG GGTTGGTAATAATGCAAATATATGTGCCAATGGTACTGCCTGTGGATCAAGTCGAAAGAAAATTAATGGGGCACTTCTTGCTGCTATAGTTATTCCGATCGTTGCTGTCATTGCAATATTTGTTGTCTTATTTCTTCTGCTACGCCAAAAGCTCAAGGGAAAAG ATAAGAGAAAAACTACTGGTCCTGAAGATGAATCTGCATTACTTGAGAACCGAGAATTTTCCTACAGAGAACTGAAGTATATTACAAGCAACTTTAGCCAAGAGATTGGCAAGGGCGGCTTTGGAGCTGTCTTCCTTGGCTACCTGAAGAACGGAAACTCAGTTGCTGTGAAAGTGCGTTCTGATTCATCTTCACAAGGGGGTAAAGAGTTTCTGGCTGAG GCTCAACACTTGACAAGGATTCATCACAAGAACTTGGTTTCCTTGATTGGCTACTGCAAGGACAAAAATCATCTAGCCCTTGTTTACGAGTACATGCCCAAAGGGAACCTGCAGGATCATCTGAGAG GTTCTACTAGTAAACCACTCACTTGGGAGCAGCGTCTTCACATCGCCCTTGATGCTGCACAAG CATTGATCCACAGAGATGTGAAGAGTACCAACATCCTGCTGACCACAGATCTTGGGGCTAAGATTGCTGATTTTGGCCTGACCAAGGCTTTCAGCGACTCGAAAACACATATAACCACTGAACCAGCTGGTACTATGGGCTACTTAGATCCAGA GTACTTCCGCAGTTATCACATCAGCGAGAAGAGCGACGTGTACAGCTTTGGCGTCGTACTCCTAGAGCTCATCACAGGCCGTCCTCCTGTCATCCCGGTCAGCGACAGCGTGAATGTCCACGTCGGCGAGTGGGTGCAGCAGAGCCTCGACCACGGCACCATGGAGAGCATTGTGGATGCAAGAATGGTAGGGGACTATGACATCAACTCTGTCTGGAAAGCTGCTGACCTTGCGCTGCATTGCAAGCGAGAGGTCTCAAGGGAGCGTCCGAcgatggcggaggtggtggcgcaGCTTAAGGAGTGCTTGGAGCTCGAGAACCGTCTCGACGGGAGGCAAAGAAGCTTGGGTTCAAACTTTCCTAGGGAGAGAGGTGCACTTgaggcagaagaagaagaacaaggtgaGGACATACAAGCTGTTGCTGCTGGTCCTGCAATGAGATAG